In the genome of Triticum urartu cultivar G1812 chromosome 5, Tu2.1, whole genome shotgun sequence, one region contains:
- the LOC125508043 gene encoding uncharacterized protein LOC125508043 — protein MVSCYRHGVQGLGRHGLLLQTFATPTVAVGCDACCSPYPAWWFVPQRRPSALLPIVLGIPRGEDSRLALQFTGKNLPLPCIDVVGQKGSVDRRFSSRMLSVCRHPHGRAARWHTQSSPQRHAVRHSHWSSPLAAPTRDDDEERGVQLVAARLAARLVAACSPLGMLERFIFHEKKVDADHFEEYCGPLQSNAFIFCKSICSPFGNCLRFARLVCEVCDVLVCFKTRSIL, from the exons ATGGTCTCCTGCTACAGACATGGCGTGCAAGGTCTCGGGCGCCATGGTCTCCTGCTACAGACGTTCGCTACCCCGACGGTGGCAGTTGGCTGTGACGCCTGCTGCAGTCCATACCCAGCGTGGTGGTTCGTTCCCCAGCGGCGACCTTCTGCCCTCCTCCCGATCGTGCTTGGGATCCCACGCGGTGAAG ATTCTAGGTTGGCCTTGCAGTTCACTGGCAAGAATCTGCCTCTCCCCTGCATAGATGTAGTTGGCCAGAAGGGCTCTGTAGACCGGCGGTTCAGCTCGCGAATGCTTTCAGTTTGCCGACACCCACATGGTCGTGCAGCTCGCTGGCACACGCAGTCCTCCCCCCAGCGGCATGCAGTACGACACTCTCACTGGTCCAGCCCACTGGCTGCACCTACGCGCGACGACGATGAAGAGCGTGGCGTGCAGCTCGTCGCGGCTCGGCTTGCAGCTCGGCTTGTCGCGGCATGCAGTCCGCTTGGTATGTTGGAGAGGTTcatttttcatgaaaaaaaggttgatgcagaCCACTTTGAGGAGTACTGTGGTCCACTTCAGTCAAATGCATTTATTTTTTGTAAAAGTATATGCAGTCCGTTTGGGAACTGCTTGCGGTTTGCACGGCTGGTGTGTGAAGTGTGCGATGTGCTCGTGTGTTTCAAAACTCGGTCGATACTATGA